A window of the Isosphaera pallida ATCC 43644 genome harbors these coding sequences:
- a CDS encoding MBL fold metallo-hydrolase: protein MEEGYDALPDSADVTVDNAPVLSLTHNGLTIEGYSRAAVQTYWRVPELKVGFDLGVQPWSFMTTPTYFVSHTHLDHIAALPVYVSRRRLMKMEPPTIYLPSEGVEPVQALLRAMRRLDRGALPAAIIGVEPHQDIELSRELVVRTLPTQHTIPSLGFLVYERRKKLKPEYHDLTGDQIRDLRLSGVEVSAEIRIPKVCYLGDTTPEGIDCHPDILKAEILILEMTFVTAQERPALIHKFGHTHLDDILARADAFENQIIIASHFSTRQPANQIHRAVERKLPNSLRGRLKIWL from the coding sequence ATGGAGGAAGGGTATGACGCCCTGCCCGACTCGGCCGATGTGACCGTGGACAACGCCCCGGTCTTGAGTCTGACGCACAACGGCCTGACCATCGAGGGTTACTCACGGGCCGCCGTGCAGACCTACTGGCGGGTGCCCGAACTCAAGGTCGGCTTTGATCTAGGGGTGCAACCGTGGTCGTTCATGACGACCCCTACCTATTTCGTGTCGCACACCCACCTCGACCACATCGCCGCTTTGCCGGTCTACGTCTCGCGGCGCCGTCTGATGAAGATGGAACCACCCACGATCTATCTGCCTAGCGAGGGGGTCGAGCCGGTCCAAGCGCTCCTGCGGGCGATGCGACGGCTCGATCGCGGCGCATTGCCCGCCGCGATCATCGGCGTTGAACCTCATCAGGACATCGAACTCTCGCGTGAGTTGGTGGTCCGCACCCTGCCGACCCAGCATACCATCCCTTCACTCGGCTTTCTCGTTTACGAACGTCGGAAGAAACTCAAACCTGAATACCACGATTTGACCGGCGACCAGATTCGTGACCTGCGGCTCTCCGGAGTCGAGGTTTCGGCCGAGATCCGCATTCCTAAAGTCTGCTACCTGGGCGACACCACGCCCGAGGGGATCGACTGTCACCCCGACATCCTCAAGGCCGAGATCCTGATTTTGGAAATGACGTTTGTGACCGCTCAGGAGCGTCCCGCTCTGATCCACAAGTTCGGTCACACCCATCTGGACGACATCCTCGCCCGAGCCGACGCCTTCGAGAATCAAATCATCATCGCCTCGCACTTCAGCACCCGCCAACCGGCCAACCAAATCCATCGCGCTGTGGAACGCAAGCTGCCCAACTCGCTTAGAGGACGGCTCAAGATTTGGTTGTGA
- a CDS encoding cbb3-type cytochrome c oxidase subunit II: protein MNSGPYLIVGLSLTCLTTWLGLSYVPTVETSNLVPVKPMQGANAYPAPLVGLAEKGRQVYIANGCAACHTQFVRPDSIGGDIARGWGLRPTLPGDLMFESPPLLGGNRNGPDLTNVALRRPDPNWHHRHLFYPRSESPNSIMPSFRHLYEYRKIVGQPSQDVLKTRDPQGNLIPWDFKGLPAQLKPAKGYEIVPTDDAKALVAYLMSRDQTTPVELVK, encoded by the coding sequence ATGAATTCCGGTCCCTATCTGATCGTGGGCTTGTCCCTGACCTGCCTGACCACATGGCTTGGCTTGTCCTACGTCCCCACCGTGGAGACCTCCAACCTCGTCCCCGTCAAACCGATGCAAGGAGCCAACGCCTACCCTGCTCCCCTGGTCGGACTCGCCGAAAAAGGCCGCCAAGTGTACATCGCCAACGGTTGTGCCGCCTGTCACACCCAATTCGTCCGACCTGACTCAATCGGCGGCGACATCGCCCGCGGCTGGGGACTCCGACCCACCCTCCCAGGCGACCTCATGTTCGAATCCCCCCCCCTGCTGGGCGGCAACCGCAACGGACCTGACCTCACCAATGTCGCCCTTCGACGGCCCGACCCCAATTGGCATCACCGTCACCTTTTCTATCCCCGCTCCGAATCCCCCAACTCGATCATGCCCTCATTCCGTCACCTTTACGAATACCGCAAGATCGTGGGTCAACCTAGCCAGGACGTGCTCAAAACCCGCGACCCTCAGGGCAACTTGATCCCCTGGGACTTCAAGGGACTCCCCGCCCAGCTCAAACCCGCCAAAGGATACGAGATCGTCCCCACCGACGACGCCAAGGCGTTGGTAGCCTATCTCATGTCGCGTGACCAAACCACTCCGGTGGAACTGGTCAAGTAA
- a CDS encoding c-type cytochrome: MIKYVVGGWLVINLALVAILGFRGQISPNRPLMLLPDMDYQPKYTTQAKSEFFADGRTMRVPPEGTIPYGGGGGDYAADAGAIVRNADFLQADPELFEGKTADGQYVAVNPLFARAESEAERLALLQRGRQRYEIFCAVCHGSTGNGKGITTEYGMQGVANYHTDYVRNQPDGQIYNTITHGKGTMMPYGHAIRPRDRWAIVAYIRALQLSRGVQLAGPSTGTTAPPDAESAAPSGDVPADGATLKGESTSLLSPEASPTSMTTATTSEEFRKS; encoded by the coding sequence ATGATTAAGTACGTGGTGGGCGGTTGGTTGGTGATCAACCTCGCCCTGGTGGCGATTCTCGGCTTCCGAGGCCAAATTAGTCCCAACCGGCCCCTGATGCTGCTGCCGGACATGGATTATCAACCCAAGTACACCACCCAAGCCAAAAGCGAGTTTTTCGCCGACGGCCGAACGATGCGCGTTCCCCCCGAAGGCACGATTCCCTACGGCGGAGGCGGAGGCGATTACGCCGCCGACGCCGGAGCGATCGTCCGCAACGCCGACTTCCTCCAAGCCGACCCCGAACTTTTCGAGGGCAAAACGGCCGACGGACAGTATGTGGCGGTCAATCCCTTGTTCGCTCGTGCCGAATCGGAAGCGGAACGGCTGGCCCTGCTGCAACGCGGACGGCAACGCTACGAGATCTTCTGTGCGGTTTGCCACGGCTCGACCGGCAACGGCAAGGGGATCACCACCGAGTACGGCATGCAAGGCGTGGCGAATTACCACACCGACTACGTCCGCAACCAACCCGATGGCCAGATCTACAACACGATCACCCACGGCAAGGGAACCATGATGCCTTACGGCCACGCGATTCGCCCCCGCGACCGCTGGGCAATCGTGGCCTACATCCGAGCGCTTCAACTATCGCGCGGCGTGCAACTGGCCGGTCCCAGCACTGGCACCACTGCTCCGCCCGACGCCGAATCCGCCGCTCCCAGTGGCGACGTCCCCGCCGACGGGGCGACGCTCAAGGGTGAATCGACCTCGCTTTTGTCGCCCGAAGCCTCCCCGACCTCGATGACGACGGCGACCACTTCGGAGGAGTTCCGCAAGTCATGA
- a CDS encoding DUF3341 domain-containing protein, producing the protein MSAQQLKTTFGAIARFETTAELISAVEKVRAAGYTRYDAYAPFPIHGLDHAKGDKRSILPGFVLVGGMTGTATAVLLCGLTSAVDYPIIVAGKPYFSIEAFVPIMFELTILFAAFTALFGMLILNRLPQFYHPVFNNPTFHTRAADDGYFLVVEASDPLFDPTATLDFLAELGGRDLDLVEE; encoded by the coding sequence ATGAGTGCCCAACAGCTCAAAACCACTTTCGGGGCCATTGCCCGCTTCGAGACCACCGCCGAGTTAATCTCGGCGGTGGAAAAGGTTCGAGCGGCCGGCTACACCCGCTATGACGCTTACGCGCCGTTTCCCATCCACGGCCTCGATCACGCCAAAGGCGACAAGCGGTCGATCCTGCCAGGCTTCGTCCTCGTGGGCGGCATGACTGGCACGGCCACTGCCGTTCTCCTTTGTGGTCTAACCAGCGCGGTCGATTACCCGATCATCGTGGCGGGCAAGCCGTACTTCTCGATCGAAGCGTTCGTGCCGATCATGTTCGAATTGACGATCCTGTTCGCCGCCTTCACCGCGTTGTTCGGGATGTTGATCCTCAACCGCCTGCCGCAGTTTTATCACCCAGTCTTCAACAACCCAACCTTCCACACCCGAGCCGCCGACGACGGCTACTTCCTGGTCGTGGAGGCGTCCGACCCCCTGTTCGACCCCACCGCGACCCTCGATTTTCTGGCCGAGCTGGGCGGACGCGACCTCGACTTGGTGGAGGAGTAA
- the nrfD gene encoding NrfD/PsrC family molybdoenzyme membrane anchor subunit yields the protein MSSASVGRGAEPATFVPQPDGGYSRPVLVEGHHRIKDITTLVAGVIEKPTPRWWLPALSVSAFVMSILVTMIVYLISTGVGVWGVNQPVSWGFAIVNFVFWIGIGHAGTLISAILFIFRQKWRTSINRAAEAMTLFAVICAGIFPGVHVGRFWAVWFMAPLPNANAIWPNFRSALLWDVFAVSTYFTVSVIFWYVGLIPDLATMRDRSTGWARKIYGFFALGWRGSGKLWKNYEAAYVLLACLSTPLVLSVHTVVSFDFATSVIPGWHTTIFPPYFVAGAIFGGFAMVCTLLVPTRSLFPELKDLITVNHLENMAKIMLATGMMVGYAYAMEAFIAWYGANSYERYTFYNRSFGPYWWAYWIMWACNVISPQFFWFKRFRRNPWFIWWITIFINIGMWFERFVIVLTLHRDFLPSSWGEYWPTWVDGLSLFGSFGLFFFLYLLFIKYVPVIAIAEVKSIMPEADPHHHGHGHGHGYESHADPGHDSSEPRREGHA from the coding sequence ATGAGCAGCGCGTCCGTGGGCCGGGGGGCCGAACCGGCCACCTTCGTGCCCCAACCCGACGGCGGTTACTCCCGCCCGGTCCTAGTCGAGGGTCACCACCGGATCAAGGACATCACGACCCTGGTCGCCGGGGTGATCGAGAAGCCAACGCCGCGCTGGTGGCTGCCAGCGCTCTCGGTGTCGGCCTTCGTGATGTCGATCCTCGTGACCATGATCGTCTATCTGATCTCGACTGGGGTGGGCGTTTGGGGGGTCAACCAGCCAGTGAGCTGGGGCTTCGCCATCGTCAACTTCGTGTTCTGGATCGGGATTGGTCACGCCGGCACCCTGATCTCGGCAATTTTGTTCATCTTCCGCCAGAAATGGCGGACCTCGATCAACCGCGCTGCCGAGGCGATGACCCTGTTCGCGGTGATCTGCGCCGGCATCTTCCCCGGAGTTCACGTGGGACGGTTCTGGGCGGTTTGGTTCATGGCCCCGCTGCCTAACGCCAACGCCATCTGGCCTAACTTCCGCAGCGCCTTGTTGTGGGACGTGTTCGCGGTCTCGACCTACTTCACGGTCTCGGTCATCTTTTGGTACGTCGGTCTAATCCCCGACCTGGCCACGATGCGGGACCGCTCGACCGGCTGGGCGCGAAAGATTTATGGCTTCTTCGCGCTGGGCTGGCGGGGTTCAGGCAAGCTCTGGAAAAACTACGAGGCCGCCTATGTGCTGCTGGCCTGCCTCTCGACCCCACTGGTGCTGTCAGTGCACACGGTGGTGTCGTTCGACTTCGCCACCTCGGTCATCCCCGGCTGGCACACCACGATCTTCCCGCCCTACTTCGTGGCCGGGGCGATCTTCGGCGGCTTCGCTATGGTCTGCACTCTGTTGGTCCCCACCCGGTCGCTGTTCCCGGAACTCAAGGACCTCATCACGGTCAACCACCTGGAGAACATGGCCAAAATCATGCTGGCCACTGGCATGATGGTCGGCTACGCCTACGCGATGGAGGCATTCATCGCCTGGTATGGGGCCAACTCGTATGAGCGCTACACCTTCTACAACCGCTCGTTCGGACCGTACTGGTGGGCCTACTGGATCATGTGGGCCTGCAACGTGATCTCGCCCCAGTTCTTCTGGTTCAAGCGGTTCCGGCGCAACCCCTGGTTCATTTGGTGGATCACGATCTTCATCAACATCGGCATGTGGTTCGAACGGTTCGTGATCGTGCTAACTCTGCACCGTGACTTCCTGCCCTCCAGCTGGGGCGAATACTGGCCGACCTGGGTGGACGGTTTGAGCCTGTTCGGGTCGTTCGGCCTGTTCTTCTTCCTGTACCTGCTGTTCATCAAATACGTTCCGGTCATCGCTATCGCCGAGGTCAAGTCGATCATGCCCGAAGCCGACCCGCACCACCACGGTCACGGTCACGGCCACGGCTATGAGTCCCACGCCGACCCCGGCCACGACTCGTCCGAACCGCGACGGGAGGGCCACGCCTGA
- a CDS encoding TAT-variant-translocated molybdopterin oxidoreductase has translation MSLESAGGPSSGLVLAESGVESVTQSNPPAPAPAIAVATADLKRPPGRGKAFWRSLEEWADTPEFREYVAKTAPEAAEQLVRSEAAGVDRRRFLQLMAASLSLAGLAGCRRPSIKILPYAKKPETVTPGMPTFYATSMPLKGSAIGLLAESHDGRPTKIEGNPEDPFNKGKADLYAQASVLSLYDPDRSRYPVRRAEGRLSQTTATWAQFDEFAAKVAERARSKGGQGLAILSGTVNSPVFDLIRDHLSQTLPKAVWYRHEPIDNANIVAGWSKALAAPALPRFHYDRAKVVVALDCDFLGVEAEGPRDLNAFAQARRGVSLGGTMNRLYVVENHFTLTGGMADHRLRLPASQVPDYLAVLARRLLERLSDGEADAGVRAFLANFTPTPEFDADWAEKVADDLLDEAHKGRSIVVAGRRQPAAVHALVALLNAKLGNLAPETGPVSVVAPPMDAPDLTDLVAAIDRNEIETLVILDSNPVYSAPADLEFAKKIGQIATVIHIGEELDETGKKALWHLPMAHYLESWGVSRTPEGVLLPIQPLIEPLFNARVGTELVAKLVGLESSHAHELARAGFAKALGLSVDSKEFESAWREFLHLGVKTGIAPPKPAPAATVDPSNVADALKGWSRGPELSRLNLELAFQRDASMDDGRWANNGWLQEVSDPVTKVCWDNCAYVSPATARELGIRTPTSTRQEAELVTLSVGGRSLTVPMIAVPGHADGSITLTLGYGRTEVGRVGQDTGFNAFLLRTTEALDIIAGGVRVERLGRSYPLALTQDHHPIEDPGIAQRIGTLVQIEDYRTAQAKEKAHHDTAHGQEDGHDQIKGGHGADQATSGDHGHGQAGIGTLNFDAGLPFRYGNSPEHPKFFDDIQTQNPDLWSGEQQWGMAIDLNSCVGCNACVVACQAENNIPIVGKDEVIRGREMHWIRNDRYFTGTDADDPGMVFQPLPCQHCENAPCEAVCPVNATVHSDEGLNLQAYNRCIGTRYCANNCPYKVRRFNWFNYNERQLGYTNLRWPKPYGPLTPRAMEETLKMQKNPDVTVRIRGVMEKCSFCIQRIERAKIGVRGAAGQTPGADLRVPDGGIVTACQQTCPTEAIVFGDIKDPNSKVSKLKSLSRDYLLVGDINTRPRVSYQAKLTNPNPNWSNAGRPGGSSPSRSGEGGPVDAAPAGSVTGLESGATVRTADAAEVIQR, from the coding sequence ATGAGTTTGGAATCCGCCGGCGGTCCCTCCTCTGGCTTGGTTCTGGCCGAGTCCGGCGTGGAGAGTGTCACGCAGTCGAATCCCCCCGCCCCCGCCCCCGCCATCGCCGTGGCGACCGCCGATTTGAAGCGCCCGCCGGGAAGGGGCAAGGCGTTTTGGCGCAGTCTCGAAGAGTGGGCCGACACCCCTGAGTTCCGCGAGTACGTCGCCAAGACCGCGCCCGAAGCGGCTGAGCAGCTAGTGCGAAGCGAAGCCGCCGGGGTGGATCGCCGCCGCTTTCTGCAACTCATGGCCGCGTCGCTGAGCCTGGCCGGTCTGGCAGGCTGTCGGCGGCCCTCGATCAAGATTTTGCCCTACGCCAAGAAGCCCGAGACGGTCACACCGGGGATGCCGACCTTCTACGCCACCTCGATGCCGCTCAAGGGTTCAGCGATTGGGCTGTTGGCCGAAAGCCACGACGGCCGCCCCACTAAAATCGAAGGCAACCCCGAGGATCCCTTCAACAAAGGCAAAGCCGACCTGTATGCGCAAGCGTCGGTGTTGAGCCTCTACGACCCCGACCGTTCGCGGTATCCGGTGCGTCGCGCCGAAGGACGCCTCAGCCAAACCACCGCCACCTGGGCCCAGTTCGACGAGTTCGCCGCCAAGGTGGCCGAGCGCGCCCGGTCCAAGGGCGGCCAGGGTCTGGCGATCCTGTCAGGGACTGTCAACTCGCCGGTTTTCGACCTCATCCGCGACCATCTGAGTCAAACCCTGCCCAAGGCGGTCTGGTATCGCCACGAACCCATCGACAACGCCAACATTGTCGCCGGTTGGAGCAAAGCCCTGGCCGCCCCGGCGCTGCCTCGGTTCCACTATGACCGGGCCAAGGTCGTCGTGGCGCTGGATTGCGACTTCCTCGGGGTCGAGGCCGAGGGTCCGCGTGACCTCAACGCCTTCGCCCAAGCGCGCCGGGGCGTCTCGCTAGGCGGGACGATGAATCGGCTGTACGTGGTGGAAAACCACTTCACCTTGACCGGCGGCATGGCCGACCACCGGTTGCGTCTGCCCGCCTCCCAGGTGCCCGACTATCTGGCGGTGCTAGCGCGCCGGCTGCTCGAACGTCTGAGCGACGGCGAGGCCGACGCCGGGGTTCGGGCGTTTCTGGCCAACTTCACCCCGACTCCTGAGTTCGACGCGGATTGGGCCGAGAAGGTCGCCGACGACCTGCTGGACGAAGCGCACAAGGGTCGCTCGATCGTGGTAGCGGGACGCCGCCAACCCGCCGCGGTGCACGCCTTGGTCGCGCTGCTCAACGCCAAGCTCGGCAACCTCGCCCCTGAGACCGGCCCGGTTTCGGTGGTTGCGCCGCCGATGGACGCGCCCGACCTGACCGACCTGGTCGCGGCGATCGATCGCAACGAGATCGAAACCCTGGTGATTCTGGATTCCAACCCGGTCTACTCCGCGCCAGCGGACCTCGAGTTCGCTAAGAAGATCGGCCAGATCGCCACGGTGATCCACATTGGCGAGGAACTCGACGAGACCGGCAAGAAGGCGCTTTGGCACCTGCCTATGGCTCACTATCTGGAGTCCTGGGGCGTCTCCCGCACTCCCGAAGGCGTGCTGCTGCCGATCCAACCATTGATCGAGCCGCTGTTCAACGCCCGCGTCGGCACCGAGCTGGTGGCCAAGCTCGTCGGTCTGGAATCCTCCCACGCTCATGAGTTGGCCCGCGCCGGGTTCGCCAAGGCGCTGGGACTATCGGTGGACTCCAAAGAGTTCGAGTCCGCCTGGCGGGAATTCCTCCACCTGGGCGTCAAAACCGGAATCGCCCCGCCCAAACCCGCGCCAGCCGCGACGGTCGATCCGTCCAACGTCGCCGACGCGCTGAAAGGCTGGAGCCGGGGACCAGAGTTGTCGCGGCTGAACCTCGAGTTGGCCTTCCAGCGCGACGCCTCGATGGATGACGGTCGCTGGGCCAACAATGGCTGGCTTCAGGAAGTTTCCGACCCGGTCACTAAAGTTTGCTGGGACAACTGCGCGTATGTCAGCCCAGCGACTGCCCGCGAGTTGGGCATCCGCACCCCAACCTCGACCCGCCAAGAAGCCGAACTGGTCACCCTGAGCGTGGGAGGCCGTTCGCTGACGGTCCCCATGATCGCGGTGCCCGGCCACGCCGACGGCTCGATCACCCTCACCTTGGGGTATGGACGCACCGAAGTGGGCCGGGTTGGTCAAGACACCGGCTTCAACGCCTTTCTGCTGCGGACCACCGAGGCGCTGGACATCATCGCGGGCGGGGTCAGGGTCGAACGCCTAGGACGCTCTTATCCATTGGCGCTGACTCAGGACCACCACCCGATCGAGGACCCCGGGATCGCCCAACGGATCGGAACCCTCGTCCAAATCGAGGACTACCGAACCGCCCAGGCCAAGGAGAAAGCCCACCACGACACGGCTCACGGCCAAGAGGACGGCCACGACCAGATCAAGGGAGGCCACGGCGCGGATCAAGCCACGTCAGGCGACCACGGCCACGGCCAGGCGGGCATCGGCACGCTCAACTTCGACGCGGGATTGCCGTTCCGCTACGGCAACTCGCCTGAGCATCCCAAATTCTTCGACGATATCCAGACCCAGAACCCCGACCTCTGGAGCGGCGAACAGCAGTGGGGTATGGCGATCGACCTGAATAGCTGCGTGGGCTGCAACGCCTGCGTCGTGGCTTGCCAGGCCGAAAACAATATCCCAATCGTGGGCAAGGACGAGGTGATCCGCGGGCGCGAGATGCACTGGATTCGCAACGACCGCTACTTCACCGGTACCGACGCTGACGATCCGGGCATGGTGTTCCAGCCTTTGCCCTGCCAGCACTGCGAAAACGCGCCATGCGAAGCGGTCTGCCCGGTCAATGCCACCGTTCACAGCGACGAAGGCTTGAATTTACAAGCCTATAACCGTTGCATTGGCACGCGATATTGCGCCAACAACTGCCCATACAAAGTGCGGCGGTTCAACTGGTTCAACTACAACGAGCGTCAACTGGGCTACACCAACTTGCGTTGGCCCAAGCCATATGGTCCTCTCACGCCTCGAGCGATGGAGGAAACGCTCAAGATGCAGAAGAACCCGGACGTGACGGTGCGGATCCGGGGAGTGATGGAGAAATGCTCGTTCTGCATCCAGCGGATTGAGCGGGCCAAGATCGGCGTGCGGGGGGCGGCAGGCCAAACGCCGGGAGCCGATCTACGGGTCCCCGACGGCGGGATCGTGACGGCCTGCCAACAAACCTGCCCGACCGAGGCGATCGTCTTCGGCGACATCAAGGACCCCAACAGCAAAGTCTCCAAGCTCAAGAGCTTGAGCCGGGACTATCTGCTGGTGGGCGACATCAACACCCGTCCCCGAGTGAGCTATCAGGCGAAGTTGACCAATCCCAACCCCAACTGGTCCAACGCGGGCCGTCCCGGCGGGTCCTCACCGTCGCGGTCGGGTGAAGGCGGGCCGGTGGACGCGGCTCCCGCCGGCTCGGTGACCGGTCTGGAGTCGGGCGCGACGGTGAGGACGGCCGACGCCGCGGAGGTAATTCAACGATGA
- a CDS encoding cytochrome c3 family protein translates to MFTRRADQVMAAALVGLILTALSVVGFTYYYAMPSYTRVGYAPTQPVAFSHKIHAGQLGMDCRYCHTHVEESPHSNVPTSQVCQSCHTQIKANSPLLAEVRQSWATGEAIEWERIHKVPEYVYFNHSIHVKRGVSCVSCHGKINEMTVVYHDQPLSMGWCLECHRNPENHLRPVGEVYNLDWVPPTGETQQNIGKELAELARINAPQHCGGCHR, encoded by the coding sequence GTGTTCACCCGACGCGCCGATCAGGTCATGGCCGCCGCGCTGGTTGGCCTGATCCTGACGGCCCTCAGCGTGGTCGGCTTCACGTATTACTACGCGATGCCCTCCTACACCCGGGTCGGCTACGCCCCCACCCAACCAGTGGCCTTTTCGCACAAAATCCATGCGGGGCAACTCGGCATGGACTGCCGTTACTGTCACACCCACGTCGAAGAATCGCCCCACTCCAACGTGCCCACCTCCCAGGTCTGCCAAAGCTGCCACACCCAGATCAAGGCCAATAGCCCCCTGCTGGCCGAGGTACGCCAAAGTTGGGCCACCGGCGAGGCGATCGAGTGGGAGCGGATTCATAAGGTTCCCGAATACGTCTACTTCAATCATTCGATTCACGTGAAGCGTGGCGTTTCCTGCGTGAGCTGCCACGGCAAGATCAACGAGATGACCGTGGTGTATCACGACCAACCCCTAAGCATGGGCTGGTGCTTGGAATGCCACCGCAACCCGGAGAACCACCTGCGTCCGGTGGGCGAGGTGTACAACCTCGATTGGGTTCCTCCTACGGGCGAGACCCAACAGAACATCGGTAAGGAATTGGCCGAATTGGCCCGGATCAACGCGCCCCAGCATTGCGGAGGGTGTCACCGATGA
- a CDS encoding Gfo/Idh/MocA family protein produces MADRIFGFGIVGCGMIAEYHVRAINELPNARVTALYSRNPDNAARIAALVETGKGTPEVFDDLPTMLARPTVEVVCICTPSGAHLQPALAAAQAGKHVVVEKPLEITTARCDAIINACESHGVQLATIFPSRFSQANRDLKRAIDQGRFGTLTLGDTAVKWWRTQAYYDSGGWRGTWALDGGGALMNQAIHNVDLLQWLMGDIESLSAQVATLAHDRIEVEDTAVAALRFRNGALGVIQAATSAWPGLLKRVEIHGSSGSARVEQDDVTLWNFAEPCPEDQAIQEAIARASGFAAGASDPKGISHLGHRDQLADFLAAIEQGRPPLIDGREGRKAVEIIRAIYASARSGRVIELPLSAADESILKPTDPPE; encoded by the coding sequence ATGGCCGACCGAATCTTCGGCTTCGGGATCGTGGGATGCGGCATGATCGCCGAATATCATGTTCGGGCGATCAACGAGTTGCCCAACGCGCGGGTGACTGCGCTTTACAGCCGCAATCCCGACAACGCCGCCCGCATCGCCGCCCTCGTCGAGACAGGAAAGGGTACACCCGAGGTCTTCGACGACCTGCCGACCATGCTGGCTCGTCCCACAGTGGAGGTGGTTTGCATCTGCACTCCCAGCGGAGCCCATCTCCAACCAGCGCTGGCCGCCGCCCAGGCCGGCAAGCACGTGGTGGTCGAAAAACCGCTCGAAATCACCACTGCCCGCTGCGACGCGATCATCAACGCCTGCGAGTCCCACGGCGTCCAGTTGGCGACCATTTTCCCCTCGCGGTTTTCCCAAGCCAACCGCGACCTCAAGCGGGCGATCGACCAGGGACGGTTCGGCACCCTGACTCTGGGCGACACCGCCGTGAAATGGTGGCGAACCCAAGCCTACTACGACTCGGGAGGCTGGCGCGGCACGTGGGCACTGGATGGCGGCGGAGCGCTGATGAACCAGGCGATCCACAACGTCGATCTGCTCCAGTGGCTTATGGGCGACATCGAAAGTCTCTCGGCCCAGGTCGCCACCCTAGCCCACGACCGCATCGAGGTCGAGGACACCGCTGTGGCCGCGCTGAGGTTCCGCAACGGCGCGCTTGGCGTGATTCAGGCCGCCACTAGCGCTTGGCCGGGTCTCCTCAAGCGTGTCGAGATCCACGGCTCCTCCGGCTCGGCCCGAGTCGAGCAGGACGACGTGACCTTATGGAACTTCGCCGAGCCCTGTCCTGAAGACCAGGCGATCCAGGAAGCAATCGCCCGCGCCAGCGGATTCGCCGCGGGTGCCTCCGATCCCAAAGGGATCTCGCACCTGGGCCATCGCGACCAACTCGCCGACTTTTTGGCCGCAATCGAGCAGGGACGTCCTCCCCTGATCGATGGACGAGAAGGCCGCAAGGCTGTCGAAATCATCCGGGCGATTTACGCTTCGGCCCGCTCAGGGCGGGTCATCGAGCTTCCCCTCTCGGCCGCCGACGAATCCATTCTCAAACCCACCGATCCCCCCGAATGA